The following are from one region of the Pleurodeles waltl isolate 20211129_DDA chromosome 4_1, aPleWal1.hap1.20221129, whole genome shotgun sequence genome:
- the LOC138288515 gene encoding sulfotransferase 6B1-like: MSSHPNLIHMFNGIPFTTRSSTDLLRSLDTFQAREDDLLLVSYPKSGTHWLAEIIKNLYDSKVTLTSPLEFGDLSKLEEMKNLPSRRIIPTHLSYNMLPHDLKAKKCKSIYIVRNPKDTAVSLYHYYRDNPNLPTIEAWPAYFNMFMQGEVVCGSWFDHILGWEEHKNDGTILILYYESMKKNLPKSIRKICSFLGLSISDQEINEASRMSSFNEMKNNVEKENHDPNHTVCALTSNRKLIFRKGAVGDWKNHFSSKQNRLFDEVYKSKMESSALAKRIRYE; this comes from the exons ATGTCAAGCCACCCAAACCTTATTCACATGTTCAATGGTATCCCCTTCACGACAAGGTcgtctactgacctcctgaggtcacttGATACCTTCCAGGCGAGAGAAGACGACCTGCTCCTCGTTTCTTACCCGAAGTCAG GAACCCACTGGCTGGCAGAAATTATTAAGAACCTATATGACTCCAAGGTGACCCTGACATCCCCACTTGAGTTTGGAGATCTTTCAAAACTAGAAGAAATGAAAAATTTGCCTTCCAGAAGAATTATCCCTACGCATTTGAGCTACAACATGTTGCCACATGACCTGAAAGCAAAAAAATGCAAA TCAATCTACATTGTGCGAAATCCAAAGGACACAGCAGTTTCACTATATCATTACTACAGAGACAACCCAAACCTGCCAACCATTGAAGCATGGCCTGCTTACTTCAACATGTTCATGCAAGGAGAAG TTGTATGTGGGTCTTGGTTTGACCATATCCTGGGATGGGAAGAGCACAAAAATGATGGAACAATCCTAATTTTATATTACGAGTCAATGAAGAAG AATCTTCCTAAATCAATTCGGAAAATATGCAGTTTCCTCGGATTAAGTATTAGTGACCAAGAAATCAATGAAGCTTCAAGGATGTCTTCTTTCAATGAGATGAAAAACAATGTTGAGAAGGAAAACCATGACCCAAACCACACAGTGTGTGCGCTCACATCCAACAGGAAACTCATATTCAGGAAAG GAGCTGTTGGAGACTGGAAAAACCACTTTTCATCTAAACAGAACCGACTGTTTGATGAGGTTTACAAATCGAAGATGGAGTCCAGCGCTTTGGCAAAGCGCATTAGATACGAATGA